The following are encoded together in the Thermosipho affectus genome:
- the murA gene encoding UDP-N-acetylglucosamine 1-carboxyvinyltransferase codes for MGYFVLEKSVLNGEVVISGAKNAALPILAATILIDDEIELRNVPDLLDIRTMIDILKETGKNVYFENNIVRISGVAKNKVIPYDLVRKMRASFNVLGPLVLRLGEGQVSLPGGCAIGVRPVDYHIMGLKKLGFSIEIEHGEVFAKRGKSEGEIFITLPFPSVGATEHLMTTAALLDGVEVVIENAAMEPEIVDLQKFLNKMGANVVGAGTRKIIVKGVKRLSGGTYSVMPDRIEAGTYAISIASTGGEGVVKGIIPEHLEILWEVLEETGTKVDIFDSYVYVNGKNRKKSININIQPYPGFPTDLQPQIMVYLSVANGASMIMENVFKNRFHHVDELVRMGAKIRIFDGTAIVEGVKKLSGAKVEGTDLRATAALIIAGFLAEGKTEVHNDFHALRGYENIAYKFKKLGGNIKHVI; via the coding sequence TTGGGATATTTTGTGCTAGAAAAATCTGTATTAAATGGTGAAGTGGTTATTTCAGGTGCTAAGAATGCAGCGCTTCCTATTTTGGCAGCCACTATATTAATTGATGATGAAATAGAGTTACGTAATGTGCCCGATTTGCTTGATATTAGAACGATGATTGATATTCTAAAAGAGACGGGCAAAAATGTGTATTTTGAAAATAACATTGTTAGGATTTCGGGAGTTGCTAAGAATAAAGTGATTCCATATGATTTAGTAAGAAAAATGAGAGCTTCTTTTAACGTTTTAGGGCCTTTAGTGTTGAGGTTAGGAGAGGGGCAGGTTTCATTGCCAGGGGGGTGTGCAATAGGAGTTAGGCCAGTAGATTATCATATAATGGGGTTAAAAAAACTTGGTTTTAGTATAGAAATTGAACATGGCGAGGTTTTTGCAAAAAGAGGAAAAAGTGAAGGGGAAATTTTTATTACATTACCTTTTCCCAGTGTAGGTGCAACAGAACATTTAATGACAACTGCTGCATTATTAGATGGTGTAGAAGTTGTTATAGAAAACGCTGCAATGGAGCCAGAGATTGTTGATCTTCAGAAATTTTTGAACAAAATGGGAGCGAATGTAGTTGGTGCTGGAACGAGAAAAATTATAGTAAAAGGAGTTAAAAGACTTTCAGGTGGAACATATAGTGTAATGCCAGATAGAATAGAAGCGGGGACTTATGCTATATCTATAGCATCAACAGGTGGTGAAGGGGTTGTAAAAGGTATAATCCCAGAACATTTAGAGATATTATGGGAAGTATTGGAAGAAACAGGTACAAAGGTTGACATATTTGACTCATATGTTTATGTAAATGGTAAAAATAGGAAAAAGTCTATTAATATAAACATACAACCTTATCCAGGATTTCCCACTGATTTACAACCTCAAATTATGGTTTATTTATCTGTTGCAAATGGGGCTAGTATGATAATGGAAAATGTATTTAAAAATAGGTTTCATCACGTAGATGAATTGGTTAGAATGGGGGCAAAGATAAGAATATTTGATGGAACGGCGATAGTAGAAGGCGTCAAAAAATTAAGTGGAGCCAAAGTTGAGGGAACCGATTTACGTGCAACTGCTGCACTTATCATTGCAGGATTCCTTGCCGAAGGAAAAACAGAAGTACATAATGATTTTCATGCGCTAAGAGGGTATGAAAATATAGCGTATAAATTTAAAAAATTGGGTGGAAATATTAAACACGTAATTTGA
- a CDS encoding polysaccharide biosynthesis protein has product MIFLNRKVLLFFVDVFSTLIAGILALFIRFGFNFSEMRKYDESIYVYIIISALVYIFNGNYKVVWRYANQKDFLKLFRASVISYLLVLSFFHFYKGIVLPRSVGFVMFLSSFILLVGVRLFYQFIIEIKKSVENKYLIIGAGDVAVSIAEEIMKSGIGDVVCFIDDDTNKIGRTIFGRKVFGPLSKIDEYLKLFSYDEIIIAIPELNSQRINSIIEKIDLKKTKVKVIPSFEELFKDKIRIEDIREISLEDIIGRKPVRVDLSRIREYIKDKVVMITGAGGSIGSEICRQIAFQEPNRIILLGRGENSIYEINEEIREKFPNLEVSRVIGDVENSKWMREVFKKYSPDIVFHTAAHKHVPLMEENPYEAIRVNVFGTVNLVELSCEFNVERFVFISTDKAVNPTSFMGLSKRISELYVLAKKCPVKFSIVRFGNVIGSRGSVLWKFKKQIENGRAVTITHPEMRRYFMSIPEAVSLVLQSTILNGNLFVLDMGKQIYIESVAKKLAKILGRDDIDIIYTGIREGEKLYEELFYPYEVPLKTEHPKIYSVNFSVPISTEQIKNLSKEIMENLLVGNIEKAVGIARRIVPEFKFKGGLK; this is encoded by the coding sequence GTGATCTTTTTGAATAGAAAGGTTTTGTTGTTTTTTGTAGACGTATTCTCTACTTTAATAGCTGGAATTTTAGCTCTTTTTATTAGATTTGGTTTTAATTTTTCTGAGATGAGAAAATACGATGAGTCAATATACGTATACATTATAATTTCAGCGTTGGTATACATTTTTAATGGAAATTACAAAGTGGTGTGGAGATATGCAAACCAAAAGGATTTTTTGAAGCTTTTTAGAGCCTCTGTTATTTCTTATTTACTCGTTTTGTCATTTTTTCATTTTTATAAGGGAATAGTTTTACCAAGGTCAGTTGGGTTTGTAATGTTTTTATCTTCATTTATTTTACTAGTTGGTGTAAGACTTTTTTATCAATTTATAATAGAAATAAAAAAAAGTGTAGAAAACAAATACTTGATAATTGGAGCTGGAGATGTAGCTGTTTCAATTGCAGAAGAAATAATGAAATCTGGTATTGGTGATGTTGTTTGTTTTATAGATGACGATACAAATAAGATTGGCCGTACAATATTTGGAAGGAAGGTCTTTGGACCTCTTTCAAAAATTGATGAATATTTAAAGTTATTTTCGTACGATGAAATTATAATTGCTATACCAGAATTAAATAGTCAACGAATTAATAGTATAATTGAAAAAATAGATCTAAAGAAAACAAAAGTAAAAGTTATTCCTTCTTTCGAAGAACTTTTTAAAGATAAAATCAGAATTGAAGATATTAGGGAAATTTCTTTGGAAGATATAATCGGTAGAAAACCTGTAAGGGTTGATTTGAGCAGAATAAGGGAGTATATAAAAGATAAAGTTGTTATGATAACAGGAGCTGGTGGAAGTATAGGCTCTGAGATTTGTAGACAAATAGCTTTTCAAGAACCAAATCGAATTATTCTTTTGGGTAGAGGAGAAAACAGTATTTATGAAATTAACGAGGAAATAAGAGAAAAATTTCCCAATTTGGAAGTTTCAAGGGTGATTGGGGATGTGGAAAATTCGAAGTGGATGAGGGAAGTATTTAAAAAGTATAGTCCCGATATTGTTTTTCATACGGCAGCTCATAAGCATGTTCCTTTAATGGAAGAAAATCCATATGAAGCTATTAGGGTAAATGTATTTGGTACCGTGAATTTGGTGGAACTTTCATGTGAATTTAATGTTGAAAGATTTGTATTTATTTCCACAGACAAAGCGGTTAATCCAACATCTTTTATGGGGTTGAGTAAAAGAATTTCAGAACTTTATGTTCTAGCAAAAAAATGCCCTGTAAAGTTTTCAATTGTCAGATTTGGTAATGTTATTGGAAGTCGTGGGAGTGTTTTATGGAAATTTAAAAAACAAATTGAAAATGGAAGAGCAGTTACGATAACTCATCCGGAAATGAGAAGGTATTTTATGAGTATTCCAGAGGCTGTTTCGCTAGTTTTACAATCAACTATTTTGAATGGAAATTTGTTTGTTTTGGATATGGGAAAGCAGATATATATTGAAAGCGTTGCAAAAAAATTGGCAAAGATTCTAGGGAGGGATGATATTGATATAATTTATACTGGAATTAGAGAAGGCGAAAAATTATACGAGGAATTATTTTATCCTTACGAGGTTCCGTTAAAAACAGAACATCCTAAGATATATTCTGTGAATTTTTCGGTTCCAATTTCAACTGAACAAATTAAAAATCTTTCTAAAGAGATAATGGAGAATTTGTTAGTAGGAAATATTGAGAAAGCTGTTGGCATTGCTAGAAGAATTGTTCCAGAATTTAAATTTAAAGGAGGATTAAAATGA